The following are encoded in a window of Chaetodon auriga isolate fChaAug3 chromosome 24, fChaAug3.hap1, whole genome shotgun sequence genomic DNA:
- the LOC143317052 gene encoding transmembrane protein 184C-like, with amino-acid sequence MPCSFAEWRRWIRPLVLVLYALLLVAVLPLCIWELQKDKVGTHSKAWFIAGVFVFLTIPISLWGILQHIVHYTQPELQRPIIRILWMVPIYSLDSWLALRYPSLAIYVDTCRECYEAYVIYNFLVFLLNFLSNQYPSLVLMLEVQQQQPHLPPLCCCPPWPMGEVLLFRCKLGVLQYTVVRPVTTVIALICQLCGVYDEANFSFRNAWSYLVIINNISQLFAMYCLVLLYRALKEELTPIRPVGKFLCVKLVVFVSFWQAVFIAFLVKVGVISDKHTWDWDSVEAVATGLQDFIICIEMFLAAIAHHYTFTYKPYVQEAEEGSCFDSFLAMWDFSDIRADVTEQVRHAGRTFLGRPNKMYFGVAARPEHTEHTGLLTATSQDAVTVAATSMPSSPSSSGRYQGLGHTPAPHSISAPAGFTSSSWEDDSDNSPPEAGDTQ; translated from the exons ATGCCGTGTTCGTTtgcagagtggaggaggtggatcCGCCCGCTGGTTCTGGTCCTCTACGCTCTCCTGCTGGTGGCCGTGCTGCCGCTCTGCATCTGGGAGCTGCAGAAAGACAAG gTGGGGACTCACAGCAAAGCCTGGTTCATCGCCGGCGTGTTCGTCTTTCTGACCATCCCCATTTCACTGTGGGGGATTCTGCAGCACATCGTGCACTACACACAGCCTGAGCTGCAGAGGCCGATtatcag AATACTATGGATGGTCCCCATCTACAGTTTGGACAGT TGGCTGGCTCTGCGGTATCCCAGTCTGGCCATCTACGTGGACACGTGCAGGGAGTGCTACGAGGCCTACGTCATCTACAACTTCCTGGTGTTCCTGTTGAACTTCCTCAGTAACCAGTATCCCAGTCTGGTGCTCATGCTGgaggtccagcagcagcagcctcacctgcccccgctctgctgctgcccaccGTGGCCCATGGGAGA gGTGCTGCTGTTCAGGTGTAAGCTGGGAGTCCTCCAGTACACTGTGGTCAGACCCGTGACCACGGTCATAGCTCT GATCTGTCAGCTCTGTGGAGTCTATGACGAAGCCAACTTCAGCTTCAGAAACGCCTGGTCCTACCTGGTCATAATCAACAACATCTCACAGCTG TTTGCCATGTACTGTCTGGTGTTGCTGTACCGAGCTCTCAAAGAGGAGCTGACTCCCATCAGGCCTGTGGGCAAGTTCCTCTGCGTCAAACTGGTGGTGTTTGTCTCCTTCTG gcAGGCGGTTTTCATTGCCTTCCTGGTGAAGGTCGGTGTGATCTCCGACAAACACACCTGGGACTGGGACAGTGTGGAGGCCGTGGCCACTGGACTGCAG GACTTCATCATCTGCATAGAGATGTTCCTGGCTGCCATCGCTCACCACTACACCTTCACCTACAAACCATACGTACAG gaagcagaggagggatcGTGTTTCGACAGCTTTTTGGCCATGTGGGATTTCTCTGACATCAGAGCTGATGTCACAGAGCAGGTGCGCCATGCAG GTCGTACCTTCCTGGGTCGACCCAACAAGATGTACTTCGGCGTGGCAGCTCGACCGGAACACACCGAGCACACCGGCCTCCTCACGGCCACCTCCCAGGACGCCGTCACCGTGGCGGCCACATCGAtgccctcctccccttcctcgAGTGGGCGGTACCAAGGCCTCGGCCACACCCCCGCCCCACACTCCATCTCCGCCCCCGCGGGgttcacttcctcttcctgggAGGACGACAGCGACAACTCGCCTCCTGAGGCGGGTGACACCCAATAA
- the LOC143317048 gene encoding endothelin receptor type B-like isoform X2, with product MVSGDTKVDSAEGSGIKAGPRTGPRLGSRIPSMPKMLTVLLVVWCLVFIDVVGCHRNSSEPSETSDLMSNLADFQGTDTPLEPELDHLIRTSDRETHLVQETLNKAPSSLEKGKSKHTSKLKLKPERKPSSFPNSSMEVHVRPVTPPRCLQDTSIKTAFKYINTVLSCLIFAVGIVGNATLLRIIYQNKSMRNGPNALIASLALGDLIYIAIDIPINVYKLLAMRWPFADSVFGLFLCKLFPFLQKASVGITVLNLCALSVDRYRAVASWSRVQGTGVPTLTAVEIVVIWLLSMVLAVPEAVGFDMVTFDYKNVTMTTCMLQPKTPFMTFYRDAKDWWLFGFYFCVPLTCSAVFYGLMACEMLRHQKGSLRIALSEHLKQRREVAKAVFCLVLIFALCWFPLHLSRLLKRTVYKSHDAHRCELLNFLLVLDYFSINMATINSCINPIILYFVSKKFKNCFKYAASAPWDEPAVQTH from the exons ATGGTTTCTGGAGACACAAAAGTGGATTCAGCAGAGGGTTCTGGAATCAAAGCAGGACCCAGAACTGGACCCAGATTGGGTTCCAGAATTCCCTCCATGCCCAAGATGCTGACTGTGCTTCTGGTTGTCTGGTGTTTGGTGTTCATCGACGTGGTTGGTTGCCACAGAAACTCATCAGAGCCGTCTGAGACGTCAGACCTCATGTCAAACTTGGCTGATTTCCAAGGCACTGACACTCCTCTTGAACCCGAGCTGGATCATCTCATCCGgacctcagacagagagacacatctGGTGCAAGAGACGCTGAACAAGGCCCCGTCCTCACTGGAAAAAGGAAAGTCAAAACACACGAGCAAGCTGAAACTCAAACCTGAAAGAAAGCCTTCGTCTTTCCCCAACTCCTCCATGGAGGTTCATGTGCGCCCGGTGACGCCCCCTCGCTGCCTGCAGGacacatcaataaaaacagcCTTCAAgtacatcaacacagtgctgtcCTGTCTTATATTTGCTGTGGGGATCGTTGGAAATGCCACCCTGCTGAGGATTAtctaccaaaataaaagcatgaggAATGGACCCAATGCTCTGATAGCCAGTCTGGCCCTGGGAGACCTGATATACATCGCCATTGACATACCAATCAATGTCTACAAG ctcctGGCGATGCGGTGGCCGTTTGCAGACAGTGTGTTTGGTCTGTTCCTCTGCAAGCTGTTTCCCTTCCTGCAGAAAGCTTCGGTCGGCATCACCGTCCTCAACCTGTGCGCTCTGAGTGTGGACAG GTATCGTGCGGTGGCGTCCTGGTCGCGGGTGCAGGGCACAGGTGTTCCCACGCTGACAGCGGTGGAGATCGTGGTCATCTggctgctgtccatggtgctggcCGTGCCGGAGGCCGTCGGCTTCGACATGGTCACCTTCGACTACAAGAACGTTACCATGACAACCTGCATGCTGCAGCCCAAAACGCCCTTCATGacc TTCTACCGGGATGCGAAGGACTGGTGGCTGTTTGGCTTCTACTTCTGCGTGCCGCTGAcctgttctgctgttttctaCGGCCTGATGGCCTGTGAGATGCTCAGACACCAGAAGGGAAGTCTGAGGATCGCACTGAGCGAACACCTGAAACAG CGCAGAGAAGTGGCCAAAGCCGTGTTCTGCCTGGTGCTGATCTTTGCTCTGTGCTGGTTTCCTCTTCATCTGAGTCGCCTGCTGAAGAGGACGGTCTACAAATCCCACGACGCTCACCGCTGCGAACTGCTCAA TTTCCTGTTGGTGCTCGACTACTTCAGCATCAACATGGCGACCATCAACTCCTGCATCAATCCCATAATCCTCTACTTTGTCTCCAAGAAGTTCAAGAACTGCTTCAAG TACGCTGCCTCTGCACCATGGGACGAGCCTGcagtacaaacacactga
- the LOC143317048 gene encoding endothelin receptor type B-like isoform X1 — MVSGDTKVDSAEGSGIKAGPRTGPRLGSRIPSMPKMLTVLLVVWCLVFIDVVGCHRNSSEPSETSDLMSNLADFQGTDTPLEPELDHLIRTSDRETHLVQETLNKAPSSLEKGKSKHTSKLKLKPERKPSSFPNSSMEVHVRPVTPPRCLQDTSIKTAFKYINTVLSCLIFAVGIVGNATLLRIIYQNKSMRNGPNALIASLALGDLIYIAIDIPINVYKLLAMRWPFADSVFGLFLCKLFPFLQKASVGITVLNLCALSVDRYRAVASWSRVQGTGVPTLTAVEIVVIWLLSMVLAVPEAVGFDMVTFDYKNVTMTTCMLQPKTPFMTFYRDAKDWWLFGFYFCVPLTCSAVFYGLMACEMLRHQKGSLRIALSEHLKQRREVAKAVFCLVLIFALCWFPLHLSRLLKRTVYKSHDAHRCELLNFLLVLDYFSINMATINSCINPIILYFVSKKFKNCFKSCLCCWCYSGSLSNSTLPLHHGTSLQYKHTDH; from the exons ATGGTTTCTGGAGACACAAAAGTGGATTCAGCAGAGGGTTCTGGAATCAAAGCAGGACCCAGAACTGGACCCAGATTGGGTTCCAGAATTCCCTCCATGCCCAAGATGCTGACTGTGCTTCTGGTTGTCTGGTGTTTGGTGTTCATCGACGTGGTTGGTTGCCACAGAAACTCATCAGAGCCGTCTGAGACGTCAGACCTCATGTCAAACTTGGCTGATTTCCAAGGCACTGACACTCCTCTTGAACCCGAGCTGGATCATCTCATCCGgacctcagacagagagacacatctGGTGCAAGAGACGCTGAACAAGGCCCCGTCCTCACTGGAAAAAGGAAAGTCAAAACACACGAGCAAGCTGAAACTCAAACCTGAAAGAAAGCCTTCGTCTTTCCCCAACTCCTCCATGGAGGTTCATGTGCGCCCGGTGACGCCCCCTCGCTGCCTGCAGGacacatcaataaaaacagcCTTCAAgtacatcaacacagtgctgtcCTGTCTTATATTTGCTGTGGGGATCGTTGGAAATGCCACCCTGCTGAGGATTAtctaccaaaataaaagcatgaggAATGGACCCAATGCTCTGATAGCCAGTCTGGCCCTGGGAGACCTGATATACATCGCCATTGACATACCAATCAATGTCTACAAG ctcctGGCGATGCGGTGGCCGTTTGCAGACAGTGTGTTTGGTCTGTTCCTCTGCAAGCTGTTTCCCTTCCTGCAGAAAGCTTCGGTCGGCATCACCGTCCTCAACCTGTGCGCTCTGAGTGTGGACAG GTATCGTGCGGTGGCGTCCTGGTCGCGGGTGCAGGGCACAGGTGTTCCCACGCTGACAGCGGTGGAGATCGTGGTCATCTggctgctgtccatggtgctggcCGTGCCGGAGGCCGTCGGCTTCGACATGGTCACCTTCGACTACAAGAACGTTACCATGACAACCTGCATGCTGCAGCCCAAAACGCCCTTCATGacc TTCTACCGGGATGCGAAGGACTGGTGGCTGTTTGGCTTCTACTTCTGCGTGCCGCTGAcctgttctgctgttttctaCGGCCTGATGGCCTGTGAGATGCTCAGACACCAGAAGGGAAGTCTGAGGATCGCACTGAGCGAACACCTGAAACAG CGCAGAGAAGTGGCCAAAGCCGTGTTCTGCCTGGTGCTGATCTTTGCTCTGTGCTGGTTTCCTCTTCATCTGAGTCGCCTGCTGAAGAGGACGGTCTACAAATCCCACGACGCTCACCGCTGCGAACTGCTCAA TTTCCTGTTGGTGCTCGACTACTTCAGCATCAACATGGCGACCATCAACTCCTGCATCAATCCCATAATCCTCTACTTTGTCTCCAAGAAGTTCAAGAACTGCTTCAAG tcCTGCCTGTGTTGTTGGTGTTATTCTGGCTCTCTCTCCAACAGTACGCTGCCTCTGCACCATGGGACGAGCCTGcagtacaaacacactgatcaCTAA